In the genome of Variibacter gotjawalensis, one region contains:
- the nusG gene encoding transcription termination/antitermination protein NusG, which yields MAKRWYIVHAYSNFENKVKEFIEEQAKQRGLSEHFEEILVPKEKVTEVRRGRKIDTERKFFPGYVLVKMDLTDEVFHLIKNTPKVTGFLGSDNKPMPISESEAMRIQTQVQEGIDRPKPSVTFEVGENVRVSDGPFASFSGVVEEVDEGRSRVKVAVSIFGRATPVELEFGQVEKT from the coding sequence ATGGCCAAGCGCTGGTACATCGTCCACGCCTACTCGAACTTCGAGAATAAGGTGAAGGAGTTCATCGAAGAGCAAGCGAAGCAGCGCGGGCTCTCGGAACATTTCGAAGAAATCCTCGTGCCGAAGGAAAAGGTCACCGAGGTTCGGCGCGGTCGTAAGATCGACACGGAACGCAAGTTCTTTCCGGGCTACGTGCTGGTGAAGATGGACCTCACCGACGAGGTGTTCCATCTCATCAAGAACACTCCGAAAGTCACCGGCTTCCTCGGTTCGGACAACAAGCCGATGCCGATCTCGGAATCCGAAGCGATGCGCATTCAGACGCAGGTGCAGGAAGGCATCGATCGTCCGAAGCCGTCGGTCACGTTCGAAGTCGGCGAAAATGTCCGCGTGTCGGATGGTCCGTTCGCTTCGTTCAGCGGTGTCGTCGAGGAAGTCGACGAGGGCCGTTCGCGCGTGAAGGTCGCGGTGTCGATCTTCGGTCGCGCAACGCCGGTCGAGCTCGAATTCGGTCAGGTCGAAAAGACCTAA
- a CDS encoding YihY/virulence factor BrkB family protein, translating to MRLPPLLDSTYAVLQSAVFAYVKNEGLSRGAAIAFYAATSLSPVLLIVIAIAGAVFGDEIVRASISAQLSGLIGPSGGEFIRAIVGAAQDKSSGAVATALGFLAVIVTASGAFSEMQAALNKTWGVTSPREPLLSLLRTRAVSLGLVAALAFILVASLAASAALTAMQTYVGDALQLASLFWSVINTLLSLAIFTLLFAAIYKVLPDFPIEWRDVLTGALLTALMFTIGKSLIGFYLGRFAGTSSYGAAGALVVLMLWMYYSAQIFLFGAEVTRAISQRRDERRAAAKL from the coding sequence ATGCGGCTGCCCCCACTCCTGGATTCAACCTACGCCGTCCTGCAGTCGGCCGTCTTCGCTTACGTGAAGAACGAGGGGCTGAGCCGCGGCGCCGCCATCGCCTTCTATGCCGCGACCTCGTTGTCCCCCGTCCTGCTGATCGTCATCGCAATCGCGGGCGCCGTTTTCGGCGACGAGATCGTCCGCGCCAGCATCTCGGCCCAGCTCAGCGGCTTGATCGGCCCGAGCGGCGGCGAGTTCATCCGCGCCATCGTCGGCGCCGCGCAGGACAAGAGCTCCGGCGCTGTCGCGACCGCGCTGGGCTTCCTGGCCGTGATCGTCACGGCGTCCGGCGCATTCTCCGAGATGCAGGCCGCGCTCAACAAGACTTGGGGCGTAACCTCGCCGCGCGAGCCGCTTCTGTCCCTGCTCCGTACCCGCGCCGTTAGCCTCGGGTTGGTCGCCGCCCTCGCCTTCATCCTGGTCGCGTCGCTGGCGGCGAGCGCCGCTCTGACCGCGATGCAGACCTATGTCGGCGACGCGCTGCAGCTCGCGTCCCTGTTCTGGTCGGTCATCAATACGCTGCTGTCGCTGGCGATCTTCACGCTGCTGTTCGCCGCGATCTACAAGGTGCTGCCCGACTTCCCGATCGAATGGCGCGACGTGCTGACCGGCGCGCTTCTCACCGCGCTGATGTTCACGATCGGCAAATCGCTGATCGGTTTTTACCTCGGCCGCTTCGCCGGCACGTCGAGCTACGGCGCCGCCGGCGCCTTGGTCGTGCTGATGCTGTGGATGTACTACTCGGCGCAGATCTTTCTGTTCGGCGCCGAAGTCACACGCGCGATCTCGCAACGGCGGGACGAACGGCGCGCCGCGGCGAAACTATAA
- the rplA gene encoding 50S ribosomal protein L1 has product MAIGKRTVKAREGVDREKLYALAEAVKMVKSRASAKFDETIEIAMNLGVDPRHADQMVRGVCNLPNGSGRTVRVGVFARGPKADEARAAGADVVGAEDLVEIVNGGKIDFDRCIATPDLMGLVGRLGKVLGPRGMMPNPRVGTVTMDVAGAVKAAKGGAVEFRVEKAGIVQAGVGKASFSEENLVQNIQAFIDAVQKAKPAGAKGTFVQRVALSSTMGPGLKIDTTTIAPTAQQ; this is encoded by the coding sequence ATGGCAATCGGAAAGCGTACGGTTAAGGCCCGTGAGGGCGTGGATCGCGAGAAGCTCTATGCACTCGCCGAGGCCGTGAAGATGGTGAAGTCGCGCGCGAGCGCGAAGTTCGACGAGACGATCGAGATCGCGATGAATCTCGGCGTCGATCCGCGTCACGCCGATCAGATGGTGCGTGGCGTCTGCAATCTGCCGAACGGCTCGGGCCGTACGGTTCGCGTCGGCGTGTTCGCACGTGGTCCGAAAGCTGACGAAGCACGGGCGGCTGGTGCCGACGTCGTCGGCGCAGAGGATCTCGTCGAGATCGTCAACGGCGGCAAGATCGACTTCGATCGCTGCATCGCGACGCCGGACCTGATGGGTCTCGTCGGCCGCTTGGGTAAGGTGCTCGGCCCGCGTGGCATGATGCCGAACCCGCGCGTCGGCACCGTGACGATGGATGTTGCCGGTGCGGTGAAAGCCGCTAAGGGCGGCGCCGTCGAGTTCCGCGTCGAGAAGGCCGGCATCGTGCAGGCTGGCGTTGGCAAGGCGTCGTTCTCGGAAGAGAACCTGGTGCAGAACATCCAGGCGTTCATCGATGCCGTGCAGAAGGCGAAGCCGGCTGGCGCGAAGGGCACCTTCGTTCAGCGCGTCGCTCTCTCGTCGACGATGGGCCCGGGTTTGAAGATCGACACCACGACGATCGCTCCGACCGCTCAGCAGTAA
- a CDS encoding GNAT family N-acetyltransferase — protein MTSPVLYAREQTIAVAEFRTVLAESGMDAIRPVEDEARLAAMLAGANLIVTARRAEDGKLIGISRSITDFSWVCYLAELAVSAEAQKLGIGQGLLAEMRRILGSGVSIVLQSVPEAVGFYQRAGMKPASDTFIYRRKQ, from the coding sequence ATGACCTCGCCGGTCCTTTATGCGCGCGAGCAAACTATTGCCGTTGCCGAATTTCGAACCGTACTCGCTGAGTCAGGAATGGACGCGATCCGTCCGGTCGAGGACGAGGCGCGCCTCGCTGCGATGCTCGCAGGCGCAAACCTGATCGTTACCGCGCGCCGCGCCGAAGACGGTAAACTGATCGGCATTTCCCGCTCGATCACCGACTTTTCCTGGGTCTGCTACCTGGCCGAACTCGCCGTTTCCGCCGAGGCGCAAAAGCTCGGTATCGGCCAAGGATTGCTGGCCGAAATGCGTCGTATCCTGGGTAGCGGCGTCAGCATCGTCCTTCAGTCGGTCCCCGAAGCGGTCGGCTTCTATCAGCGCGCCGGCATGAAACCGGCATCCGACACCTTCATCTATCGACGAAAACAGTGA
- a CDS encoding L,D-transpeptidase, with amino-acid sequence MSRKIGIVLTGCTALFSAVLAGTPPAHAFLFWGRNEPSRAPAYPQYNEPAQPKKQTAKKPKVRALTPTEKKQDSGVVAQAKGKDLFVAVSIARQRLVLYADGHEIAQSPISSGTASHPTPTGIFSIIQKSRHHKSNLYSNAPMPYMQRLTWSGVAMHQGVLPGYPASHGCVRLPEYFARQMWAMSKMGMRVVVTREPVVPSDFSHPALFKQKAKVVAEAPELVRVAQAATRTNDARPVETRPAIDANPPVKAPEFELTPEGVPIIEAAPVVTDAAPVAPPAAKADAPAAAPATTAEPAPSAAPVAPPAVAAAPPPVDAQGRPLRAGPVSVFISRREGKLYVRKQFAPVFETAITIEKPEQAIGTHLFTAISPNEDETFRWTAITMPGAPPADTRPTKQNPNPLKTDPALGVSSAHEALDRVKIPQEVSARISEMMSHGASVYVTDYGIGPETGLETDFIVWTRGR; translated from the coding sequence GTGAGCCGCAAGATTGGAATTGTTCTGACGGGGTGCACGGCACTCTTCTCGGCAGTTTTGGCCGGTACTCCGCCGGCCCATGCGTTTCTGTTTTGGGGCCGCAACGAGCCGTCGCGGGCTCCGGCTTACCCGCAGTATAACGAGCCGGCCCAGCCGAAGAAGCAGACGGCGAAGAAGCCGAAGGTTCGCGCGCTGACGCCGACAGAGAAGAAGCAAGACAGCGGTGTCGTCGCGCAGGCGAAGGGCAAAGACCTTTTCGTCGCCGTGTCGATCGCGCGCCAGCGTCTGGTTCTTTACGCCGATGGCCACGAGATTGCGCAGAGCCCGATCTCGAGCGGCACCGCGAGCCACCCGACACCGACCGGCATCTTCAGCATCATCCAGAAGAGCCGCCATCATAAGTCGAACCTCTACAGCAATGCGCCGATGCCCTACATGCAGCGCCTGACCTGGTCGGGCGTCGCGATGCATCAAGGTGTGCTGCCGGGTTATCCGGCGTCGCATGGTTGCGTACGCTTGCCCGAATACTTCGCGCGCCAGATGTGGGCGATGAGCAAGATGGGCATGCGCGTCGTCGTCACGCGTGAGCCGGTCGTGCCGAGCGACTTCTCGCATCCGGCGTTGTTCAAGCAGAAGGCGAAGGTCGTCGCCGAAGCGCCGGAACTTGTCCGTGTTGCGCAGGCTGCGACCCGCACGAACGACGCGCGTCCGGTCGAGACGCGGCCGGCGATCGATGCCAATCCGCCCGTCAAAGCGCCCGAGTTCGAACTGACGCCGGAAGGCGTGCCGATCATCGAAGCCGCTCCAGTCGTGACCGACGCTGCGCCGGTTGCTCCGCCGGCAGCCAAGGCCGACGCACCCGCTGCTGCCCCGGCGACAACTGCCGAGCCCGCGCCGTCCGCTGCTCCGGTTGCGCCGCCGGCTGTCGCCGCCGCTCCGCCGCCGGTCGATGCGCAGGGTCGTCCGCTGCGCGCAGGTCCGGTCTCGGTCTTCATCAGCCGCCGCGAAGGCAAGCTCTACGTCCGGAAGCAATTCGCTCCGGTGTTCGAGACCGCGATCACGATCGAGAAGCCCGAGCAGGCGATCGGCACGCATCTCTTCACGGCGATTTCGCCGAACGAAGACGAGACGTTCCGCTGGACCGCAATCACGATGCCGGGGGCACCGCCGGCCGACACACGCCCGACCAAGCAGAACCCGAATCCGCTCAAGACCGATCCGGCGCTCGGCGTCTCCTCGGCGCATGAGGCGCTCGACCGCGTGAAGATCCCGCAAGAGGTTTCGGCGCGGATCAGCGAGATGATGTCGCATGGCGCGTCGGTTTACGTGACCGACTACGGCATCGGCCCGGAGACGGGTCTCGAGACCGACTTCATCGTCTGGACGCGCGGCCGCTAG
- the rplK gene encoding 50S ribosomal protein L11 produces the protein MAKKITGYVKLQVPAGSANPSPPIGPALGQRGLNIMEFCKAFNAQTQQLEKGAPIPVVITVYQDRTFTFEMRNPPVSHYIKKAAKIQSGNKTPGRGSAGKITKAQVREIAEQKIKDLNCSTVEAAMRMIEGSARSMGVTVAE, from the coding sequence ATGGCAAAGAAGATCACTGGTTACGTCAAGCTGCAGGTGCCTGCCGGCAGCGCGAATCCGTCGCCGCCGATTGGTCCGGCGCTCGGTCAGCGCGGCCTAAACATCATGGAGTTCTGCAAGGCGTTTAACGCGCAGACTCAGCAACTGGAAAAGGGTGCTCCGATCCCGGTCGTGATCACGGTCTATCAGGACCGCACGTTCACGTTCGAGATGCGCAACCCGCCGGTTTCGCACTACATCAAGAAGGCCGCGAAGATTCAGAGCGGCAACAAGACTCCCGGCCGCGGTTCGGCCGGTAAGATCACCAAGGCGCAAGTGCGCGAAATCGCCGAGCAGAAGATCAAGGATCTCAACTGCTCGACGGTGGAAGCGGCAATGCGAATGATCGAGGGCTCGGCGCGCTCGATGGGCGTCACGGTGGCGGAGTAA
- a CDS encoding acyl-CoA carboxylase subunit beta, protein MSNRRPPDPSGNKKGWQPEIDDLRQREQFAKELGGADKIERQKKGGRLTVRQRIDALIDKESFREIGTIAGRATYDADNKLQTFTPSNRVMGRAMVGGRPVIVTGDDFTVRGGSADATIPTKAIYAEQMANEFQLPIIRVIEGSGGGGSVKTIETTGRANLPGGLGESSRWYEYATDNLATVPVVGLGLGSVAGLGAALLTASHYSVIVKSMSAVFVAGPPVVARIGEKSDLGKQELGGWGIQCSAGAVDDAVDTEEQAFAQARKFLSYLPNSVHDVSPRGPRTDPPTRREDSLFTAVPRDRTQPYKMRPIIEAIVDKGSFFEMGKWFGRGIITGLARADGVPVAVMAGDSFHQGGSWTADVCDKVIRFVDLAETFHLPILYLVDCPGFAIGLDAEKAATIRHGVRAMAAVNQSTVPWCSIMVRNAFGVAGVVHKPAGRMAMRYAWPSAWWGSLPLEGGIEAAYRADLDAADDPKAKMAEIEDRLNALRSPLRSAEAFWIEEMLDPRDTRKIVCEFANLAMPLRKPGRASFGMRP, encoded by the coding sequence ATGTCCAATCGCAGACCGCCCGACCCTTCCGGTAACAAGAAGGGCTGGCAGCCCGAGATCGACGACCTGCGTCAGCGCGAGCAATTCGCCAAAGAACTTGGCGGCGCCGACAAGATCGAACGTCAGAAGAAGGGCGGACGCCTCACGGTGCGTCAGCGTATCGACGCGCTCATCGACAAAGAAAGTTTCCGCGAGATCGGCACCATCGCGGGCCGCGCGACCTACGACGCCGACAACAAGCTGCAGACATTCACCCCGTCGAACCGCGTCATGGGCCGCGCGATGGTCGGCGGCCGTCCAGTGATCGTCACCGGCGACGACTTCACGGTGCGCGGCGGCTCCGCCGACGCGACGATCCCGACGAAGGCGATTTACGCCGAGCAGATGGCGAACGAGTTTCAGCTGCCGATCATTCGCGTGATCGAAGGCTCGGGCGGCGGCGGCTCCGTGAAGACAATCGAAACAACCGGCCGCGCGAATTTGCCGGGCGGTCTCGGCGAGTCGTCGCGCTGGTACGAATACGCAACCGACAATCTCGCAACCGTCCCGGTCGTCGGCTTGGGTCTCGGTTCGGTCGCTGGTCTCGGTGCTGCGCTGCTCACCGCGAGCCACTATTCGGTCATCGTGAAATCGATGTCGGCGGTGTTTGTCGCGGGACCTCCGGTCGTCGCGCGCATCGGCGAGAAATCCGATCTCGGCAAACAAGAACTCGGCGGTTGGGGCATACAATGTTCGGCCGGCGCGGTCGACGATGCGGTCGACACCGAAGAGCAAGCCTTCGCGCAGGCGCGCAAGTTTCTCTCCTATCTACCGAACTCCGTGCATGACGTATCGCCGCGCGGCCCGCGCACCGATCCGCCGACACGACGCGAGGACTCGCTCTTCACCGCCGTGCCACGCGATCGCACGCAGCCCTACAAGATGCGCCCGATCATCGAGGCGATCGTCGACAAGGGCTCATTCTTCGAGATGGGCAAGTGGTTCGGCCGCGGCATCATCACGGGCCTTGCGCGCGCAGACGGCGTACCGGTCGCCGTGATGGCGGGCGACTCCTTCCATCAAGGCGGCTCGTGGACCGCCGACGTTTGCGACAAGGTCATCCGCTTCGTCGATCTCGCCGAAACCTTCCACCTCCCGATCCTCTATCTCGTCGACTGCCCGGGGTTCGCGATCGGTCTCGACGCCGAAAAGGCGGCGACGATCCGCCACGGCGTGCGCGCAATGGCGGCGGTCAATCAATCGACCGTGCCGTGGTGCTCGATCATGGTGCGCAACGCCTTCGGTGTTGCAGGCGTCGTGCACAAACCCGCCGGCCGCATGGCGATGCGTTACGCATGGCCGTCCGCATGGTGGGGATCGTTGCCGCTCGAAGGCGGCATCGAAGCTGCCTATCGCGCCGACCTCGACGCCGCCGACGATCCGAAAGCCAAGATGGCCGAGATCGAAGATCGGCTGAACGCATTGCGTTCGCCGCTTCGCAGTGCGGAAGCGTTCTGGATCGAAGAAATGCTCGATCCGCGCGATACGCGGAAAATTGTCTGCGAGTTCGCCAACCTAGCTATGCCTTTGCGGAAACCCGGCCGCGCGTCTTTCGGCATGCGGCCTTAG
- a CDS encoding multidrug effflux MFS transporter, with protein MIPAPTTKPSFTEFVCLIAFMMAITAFSIDNLLPAFDVIRRDFKLDNPNDAQLLVYAYLMSFGVAQIVYGPLSDMLGRRPVLIVGTLIFVAGAALAIFAPNFQLLICARIIQGIGSAAGRVLAVAIVRDLYRGSDMARVMSLAMMAFLIAPIIAPAIGTGLLMLGNWHLIFGAMLLLGLTLLVWFVLRMPETLHPEYRMAPSLSRIWRAITTTMTTRVSIGYGTAVGLLLGCVMGYVGSAQQILETTVYGLGKAFSLYFAILATAQGAAALISSRFVRLIGMRRLAHFGACGFALTGIVMVAAALIWAGKPPFPLYYALLMACFFLFGLTVPSFNAMSMEPLGAIAGTAAAFLGTYTTILGAVFGLILGRYFDGTVLPLSIGVAALGSLCVVTILWAERGRLFGAAPPPAEPPPAKKD; from the coding sequence GTGATCCCCGCCCCCACCACAAAGCCGTCCTTCACCGAGTTCGTTTGCTTGATCGCCTTCATGATGGCGATCACGGCCTTCTCTATCGACAATCTCCTGCCCGCCTTCGACGTCATCCGGCGCGACTTCAAACTCGACAACCCCAACGACGCGCAGCTCTTGGTCTACGCCTACCTGATGTCGTTCGGCGTCGCGCAGATCGTCTACGGCCCGCTCTCGGACATGCTCGGGCGCCGCCCAGTCCTCATCGTCGGCACCCTGATCTTCGTCGCCGGTGCCGCGCTCGCGATCTTCGCGCCGAACTTCCAGCTTCTGATTTGCGCCCGCATCATCCAAGGCATCGGCTCGGCAGCGGGCCGCGTCCTCGCCGTCGCGATCGTGCGCGACCTCTATCGCGGCAGCGACATGGCGCGCGTCATGTCGCTCGCCATGATGGCCTTCTTGATCGCACCGATTATCGCTCCAGCGATCGGCACCGGGCTGCTGATGCTCGGCAACTGGCACCTGATCTTCGGCGCGATGCTGTTGCTCGGCCTGACGCTTCTCGTCTGGTTCGTTCTGCGCATGCCCGAGACGCTGCATCCCGAATACCGGATGGCGCCGTCGCTCTCCCGCATCTGGCGCGCGATCACGACGACGATGACGACGCGCGTGTCGATCGGCTACGGCACTGCCGTCGGTCTGCTGCTCGGCTGCGTGATGGGCTACGTCGGCTCTGCGCAACAGATCCTCGAGACCACCGTTTACGGCCTGGGCAAAGCCTTCTCGCTCTACTTCGCGATCCTGGCGACGGCGCAAGGCGCGGCGGCTCTCATCAGCTCGCGTTTCGTCCGCCTCATCGGCATGCGCCGCCTTGCGCATTTCGGCGCCTGCGGTTTCGCTCTGACCGGCATCGTGATGGTCGCGGCCGCATTGATCTGGGCCGGGAAGCCGCCCTTCCCGCTCTACTACGCTCTGCTGATGGCGTGCTTCTTCCTCTTCGGCCTCACCGTGCCAAGCTTCAACGCGATGTCGATGGAGCCGCTCGGCGCGATCGCCGGAACCGCCGCGGCGTTTCTCGGCACCTACACGACGATCCTGGGTGCGGTGTTCGGCCTGATCCTCGGCCGTTACTTCGATGGCACGGTGCTGCCGCTATCGATCGGCGTCGCGGCGCTTGGAAGCCTGTGCGTCGTGACGATCCTGTGGGCCGAGCGCGGACGCTTGTTCGGCGCTGCGCCGCCGCCAGCCGAGCCGCCGCCCGCTAAAAAAGACTAG
- the rplL gene encoding 50S ribosomal protein L7/L12: MADLSKIVDELSSLTVLEAAELAKMLEEKWGVSAAAAVAVAAAPGGGGAAAAAEEKTEFTVVLAAAGDKKIEVIKEVRAITGLGLKEAKDLVEGAPKPVKEGVAKDEAEKLKAQLEKAGAKVELK, translated from the coding sequence ATGGCTGACCTTTCCAAAATCGTTGACGAACTCTCGAGCCTGACCGTTCTCGAGGCTGCTGAGCTCGCCAAGATGCTCGAAGAGAAGTGGGGCGTTTCGGCTGCTGCCGCTGTTGCGGTTGCGGCTGCTCCGGGTGGCGGCGGCGCTGCTGCTGCTGCTGAAGAGAAGACCGAATTCACGGTCGTGCTGGCTGCTGCCGGCGACAAGAAGATCGAAGTCATTAAGGAAGTCCGCGCGATCACGGGCCTGGGCCTCAAGGAAGCCAAGGACCTGGTCGAAGGCGCGCCGAAGCCCGTCAAGGAAGGCGTTGCCAAGGACGAAGCCGAGAAGCTCAAGGCTCAGCTCGAAAAGGCTGGCGCCAAGGTCGAGCTCAAGTAA
- the secE gene encoding preprotein translocase subunit SecE: protein MAKSPFKFLQEVRAEGEKVTWPSRREVIITTVMVFIMVLVSSIFFLVADQVIRFAVTTILGIGS, encoded by the coding sequence ATGGCCAAGAGCCCCTTCAAGTTCTTGCAAGAAGTGCGCGCCGAAGGCGAGAAGGTCACGTGGCCCTCGCGGCGCGAAGTCATCATCACCACCGTGATGGTGTTCATCATGGTGTTGGTGTCCTCGATCTTCTTCCTCGTCGCGGATCAGGTGATCCGCTTCGCGGTCACCACGATCCTCGGCATCGGCAGCTAA
- a CDS encoding glutathione S-transferase N-terminal domain-containing protein, which translates to MIDLYTWTTPNGRKVSIALEEMGLPYASHAIDISKDEQFAPDFLKIAPNNRIPAIVDRDNDNFSLMESGAILIYLAEKTGKFMSTDAKKRARTIEWLMWQMGGVGPMLGQVHHFVKYNAGKAPYAEERYLKEANRLYGVLDRRLADNEFVAGEYSIADMAIWPWISRFEWQTIDLSTYPNVKRWYLAIAKRPATVKGYDQPKKVGDIPMPA; encoded by the coding sequence GTGATCGACCTCTACACCTGGACCACCCCGAATGGCCGTAAGGTCTCGATCGCGTTGGAAGAAATGGGTTTGCCCTACGCGTCGCACGCGATCGACATCAGCAAGGACGAGCAGTTTGCGCCTGATTTCCTGAAAATCGCCCCGAACAACCGCATTCCGGCGATCGTCGACCGCGACAACGATAACTTCTCGTTGATGGAGTCCGGCGCTATCCTGATTTACCTCGCCGAGAAGACCGGCAAGTTCATGTCGACCGACGCCAAGAAGCGCGCCCGCACGATCGAATGGCTGATGTGGCAGATGGGCGGCGTCGGCCCGATGCTCGGCCAGGTCCACCACTTCGTGAAGTACAACGCCGGCAAAGCCCCCTACGCCGAGGAGCGTTACCTCAAGGAAGCCAACCGGCTCTACGGCGTGCTCGACCGCCGCCTGGCCGACAACGAATTCGTCGCCGGCGAATACTCGATCGCCGACATGGCGATCTGGCCGTGGATCTCACGCTTCGAGTGGCAGACCATCGACCTGTCGACCTATCCGAATGTGAAGCGCTGGTACCTCGCGATCGCGAAGCGCCCCGCGACCGTGAAGGGCTACGACCAGCCGAAGAAGGTCGGCGACATTCCGATGCCGGCATGA
- the rplJ gene encoding 50S ribosomal protein L10: MDRAEKAASVASLQDVFKSTTVVVVCHYAGLTVAQMSTLRRQMRAAGASVKVAKNRLAKIALDGTDVASIGSLLKGPTLLAYSGDPVAAAKVASDFAKTNEKLVILGGAMGKTVLDPSGVKALATLPSLDELRAKLVGLIQAPATKLAQLANAPAAKVARVVGAYAAKGEAA, encoded by the coding sequence ATGGATCGTGCAGAAAAAGCTGCCTCCGTCGCGTCGCTCCAGGATGTGTTCAAGTCGACGACCGTGGTCGTGGTTTGTCACTATGCTGGGCTGACGGTTGCGCAGATGTCGACGCTTCGTCGGCAGATGCGGGCGGCAGGCGCGAGCGTGAAGGTGGCCAAGAATCGGCTTGCCAAGATCGCGCTCGATGGGACCGACGTTGCTTCGATCGGTTCGCTGCTCAAGGGGCCGACCCTGCTCGCCTATTCGGGCGATCCGGTCGCGGCTGCCAAAGTTGCCTCCGACTTTGCGAAGACCAACGAAAAGCTGGTCATCCTGGGCGGAGCCATGGGCAAGACGGTGCTGGATCCCTCCGGGGTCAAGGCGCTGGCAACGCTGCCGTCACTCGACGAGCTGCGTGCGAAACTGGTCGGCCTTATCCAGGCTCCGGCAACCAAACTGGCTCAACTGGCCAATGCGCCCGCGGCCAAGGTCGCGCGCGTCGTCGGCGCTTACGCCGCCAAAGGCGAAGCCGCCTGA
- a CDS encoding cyclase family protein: MAATAAVCFATSAFGQTADWLKSKWGPNDEIGAANYLTPELALKAAQLVKTGKTYALGIETNAKTPAYPPRGFKITIVQPGQAGLPGIGPNKLSYNDDIIDGWMGIGSQLDGLGHIGIEQVYYNGNKLHDFADPTGLKKFGIEKVPPMVTRGVLLDMAAHYGVDIVKEGTAFNSAEIEAVAKKQGVEIRQGDIVLFHTGWISLIGKDDKRYNAGEPGLGVDGAKYLVGKGVVAVGADTWGLEAIPFETPDVFPVHAELLAKNGTYILENMNTGALASDKAYEFMFVLGQARITGAVQAIVNPVAIR; this comes from the coding sequence ATGGCCGCAACCGCGGCCGTGTGTTTTGCGACAAGCGCGTTCGGACAAACCGCCGATTGGTTGAAATCGAAGTGGGGGCCGAACGATGAGATCGGCGCTGCGAATTATCTGACACCTGAGCTCGCGCTGAAGGCGGCGCAACTCGTCAAGACCGGCAAGACCTACGCGCTCGGCATCGAGACGAATGCGAAGACGCCCGCCTACCCGCCGCGCGGCTTCAAGATCACCATCGTGCAGCCGGGTCAGGCCGGCCTTCCCGGCATCGGCCCGAACAAGCTGAGCTACAACGACGACATCATCGACGGCTGGATGGGCATCGGCAGTCAGCTCGACGGCCTCGGCCACATCGGCATCGAGCAGGTCTACTACAACGGCAACAAGCTGCACGATTTCGCCGACCCGACCGGCTTGAAGAAATTCGGCATCGAGAAAGTGCCGCCGATGGTGACGCGCGGCGTGCTGCTCGACATGGCGGCGCACTACGGCGTCGACATCGTGAAGGAAGGCACCGCGTTCAACAGCGCCGAGATCGAAGCGGTTGCCAAGAAGCAAGGCGTCGAAATCCGCCAAGGCGACATCGTGCTCTTCCACACCGGCTGGATCAGCCTGATCGGTAAGGACGACAAACGCTACAACGCGGGCGAACCTGGCCTCGGCGTCGATGGCGCGAAATATCTCGTCGGCAAAGGCGTCGTCGCGGTCGGCGCGGATACGTGGGGCCTCGAAGCAATCCCGTTCGAGACGCCTGATGTGTTTCCGGTGCATGCAGAACTGCTGGCGAAGAACGGCACCTACATTCTGGAGAACATGAACACGGGCGCGCTCGCGTCGGACAAGGCCTACGAGTTCATGTTCGTGCTCGGACAAGCGCGCATCACCGGCGCCGTGCAGGCGATCGTCAACCCGGTCGCGATCCGGTAG